In a genomic window of Streptomyces sp. BHT-5-2:
- a CDS encoding VOC family protein, translating into MDITIHASFLPHDDPEASLAFYRDTLGFEVRQDVGGGTMRWITVGPAGQPDTAIVLHPPAADPGVTDDERRTITEMMAKGTYGIIVLATKDLDGTFERLQAGDAEVVQEPTEQPYGVRDCAFRDPAGNLIRINEIR; encoded by the coding sequence ATGGACATCACCATTCACGCCAGTTTCCTCCCGCACGACGACCCCGAGGCGTCCCTCGCCTTCTACCGCGACACCCTCGGCTTCGAGGTCCGCCAGGACGTCGGCGGCGGCACCATGCGCTGGATCACCGTCGGCCCCGCCGGCCAGCCCGACACCGCCATCGTGCTGCACCCGCCGGCCGCCGACCCCGGCGTCACCGACGACGAGCGCCGCACCATCACGGAGATGATGGCCAAGGGCACCTACGGCATCATCGTCCTGGCGACCAAGGACCTCGACGGGACCTTCGAGCGGCTGCAGGCCGGCGACGCCGAGGTCGTCCAGGAACCGACCGAGCAGCCGTACGGGGTGCGCGACTGCGCGTTCCGTGACCCCGCGGGCAACCTGATCCGCATCAACGAGATCCGCTGA
- a CDS encoding excinuclease ABC subunit UvrA: MSSAPRPDLPAQHAADGHDRIRVHGARENNLKDVSIELPKRRLTVFTGVSGSGKSSLVFDTVAAESQRLINETYSAFVQGFMPTLARPEVDVLDGLTTVISVDQQRMGADPRSTVGTATDANAMLRILFSRLGKPYVGPPGAFAFNVPSVSASGAIKVERGAKKAEKVTFNRVGGMCPRCEGRGAVSDLDPAQLYDDSKSINEGAFTIPGYTGGGWNSRLYAESGFFDPDKPIRRFTERELHDLLHREPTRMKIAGINMTYEGLIPRIRKSMLSKDKEAMQPHVRAFVERAVAFAACPDCDGTRLAEHARAAKIEKLSIADACRMEIRDLADWVRGLAQPSVAPLLGALQHTLDSFVEIGLGYLSLDRPAGTLSGGEAQRVKMIRHLGSSLTDVTYVFDEPTAGLHPHDIQRMNGLLRRLRDKGNTVLVVEHKPEVIEIADHVVDLGPGAGTAGGTVCFEGTVDGLRGSGTVTGRHLDDRASLKAAVRESNGALEIRGACANNLRDVDVDIPLGVLTVITGVAGSGKSSLVHGSVPAESGVVSVDQSPIRGSRRSNPATYTGLLDPIRKAFAKANGVKPALFSANSEGACPTCNGAGVIYTDLGMMAGVSTTCEDCEGKRFDASVLEYRLGGRDISEVLALPVAEAEAFFAEGEARTPAAHKILRRLADVGLGYLTLGQPLTTLSGGERQRLKLATHMAEKGGVGSGTRAGSRSSRLDHVYVLDEPTAGLHLADVEQLLGLLDRLVDSGKSVIVVEHHQAVMAHADWIIDLGPGAGHDGGRIVFEGTPADLVATRATVTGEHLAAYVGA; this comes from the coding sequence ATGAGCAGCGCCCCGAGGCCGGACCTGCCCGCGCAGCACGCCGCCGACGGCCACGACCGGATCCGCGTCCACGGCGCGCGGGAGAACAACCTCAAGGACGTCAGCATCGAACTCCCCAAGCGGCGGCTGACGGTGTTCACCGGCGTCTCGGGTTCCGGCAAGAGCTCGCTGGTGTTCGACACCGTCGCGGCCGAGTCCCAGCGGCTGATCAACGAGACCTACAGCGCCTTCGTCCAGGGCTTCATGCCCACCCTGGCGCGGCCCGAGGTCGACGTCCTCGACGGGCTGACCACCGTGATATCCGTCGACCAGCAGCGGATGGGCGCCGACCCGCGCTCCACCGTGGGCACCGCCACCGACGCCAACGCGATGCTGCGGATCCTCTTCAGCCGGCTCGGCAAGCCCTACGTCGGCCCGCCCGGCGCCTTCGCGTTCAACGTGCCCTCGGTCTCCGCGTCCGGCGCGATCAAGGTGGAGCGCGGCGCCAAGAAGGCGGAGAAGGTCACCTTCAACAGGGTCGGCGGCATGTGTCCGCGCTGCGAGGGCCGCGGCGCGGTCTCCGACCTCGATCCGGCCCAGCTCTACGACGACAGCAAGTCGATCAACGAGGGCGCGTTCACCATCCCCGGCTACACCGGCGGCGGCTGGAACTCCCGGCTCTACGCGGAGTCGGGCTTCTTCGACCCCGACAAGCCGATCCGCAGGTTCACCGAACGGGAACTGCACGACCTGCTGCACCGCGAGCCGACCCGGATGAAGATCGCGGGCATCAACATGACCTACGAGGGTCTGATCCCGCGGATCCGGAAGTCGATGCTGTCGAAGGACAAGGAGGCGATGCAGCCGCACGTCCGGGCGTTCGTGGAGCGTGCGGTCGCCTTCGCCGCCTGCCCCGACTGCGACGGCACCCGGCTCGCCGAGCACGCCCGCGCCGCGAAGATCGAGAAGCTCTCCATCGCCGACGCCTGCCGGATGGAGATCCGGGACCTGGCCGACTGGGTGCGCGGGCTCGCCCAGCCGTCGGTGGCACCGCTGCTCGGCGCGTTGCAGCACACCCTCGACTCGTTCGTGGAGATCGGCCTGGGCTACCTCTCGCTCGACCGGCCCGCAGGCACCCTCTCCGGCGGCGAGGCGCAGCGCGTGAAGATGATCCGCCACCTCGGCTCCTCGCTCACCGACGTCACCTACGTCTTCGACGAGCCGACCGCGGGCCTGCACCCGCACGACATCCAGCGGATGAACGGCCTGCTGCGCCGGCTGCGCGACAAGGGCAACACGGTGCTGGTCGTGGAGCACAAGCCGGAGGTCATCGAGATCGCCGACCATGTCGTCGACCTCGGTCCCGGCGCCGGCACGGCCGGTGGCACCGTCTGCTTCGAGGGCACCGTCGACGGGCTGCGCGGAAGCGGCACCGTCACCGGGCGCCATCTCGACGACCGTGCCTCGCTCAAGGCCGCGGTGCGCGAGTCGAACGGCGCCCTGGAGATCCGCGGCGCCTGTGCCAACAACCTCCGGGACGTCGACGTGGACATCCCGCTCGGCGTGCTCACGGTGATCACCGGCGTCGCCGGCTCCGGCAAGAGCTCGCTCGTCCACGGGTCGGTCCCCGCCGAGTCGGGCGTCGTCTCGGTCGACCAGAGCCCTATCCGCGGCTCGCGGCGGAGCAACCCGGCGACGTACACCGGGCTGCTCGACCCGATCCGCAAGGCGTTCGCCAAGGCCAACGGCGTCAAGCCGGCGCTGTTCAGCGCCAACTCCGAGGGCGCCTGCCCCACTTGCAACGGCGCCGGCGTCATCTACACCGACCTGGGGATGATGGCCGGGGTCTCCACCACCTGCGAGGACTGCGAGGGGAAGCGGTTCGACGCGTCGGTGCTGGAGTACCGCCTCGGCGGCCGCGACATCAGCGAGGTGCTGGCGCTGCCGGTGGCCGAGGCCGAGGCGTTCTTCGCCGAGGGCGAGGCGCGCACGCCGGCCGCCCACAAGATCCTGCGGCGGCTCGCCGACGTCGGGCTGGGCTACCTCACCCTGGGCCAGCCGCTCACCACGCTCTCCGGCGGCGAACGGCAGCGGCTGAAGCTGGCCACGCACATGGCCGAGAAGGGCGGCGTCGGCTCGGGAACACGAGCAGGCTCGCGTTCCTCCCGCCTCGATCACGTGTACGTCCTGGACGAGCCGACCGCCGGGCTGCACCTCGCCGACGTCGAACAGCTGCTGGGCCTGCTCGACCGGCTCGTCGACTCCGGCAAGTCGGTGATCGTCGTGGAGCACCACCAAGCGGTGATGGCACACGCCGACTGGATCATCGACCTCGGTCCCGGCGCCGGCCACGACGGCGGCCGGATCGTCTTCGAGGGCACCCCCGCCGACCTCGTCGCCACCCGCGCCACCGTCACGGGCGAGCACCTCGCGGCCTACGTCGGCGCCTGA